The following coding sequences are from one Ruminococcus flavefaciens AE3010 window:
- a CDS encoding glycoside hydrolase family 5 protein, which translates to MRKNGHGDYKVSAADIAEKMGAGWNYGNTLEANFDGEPNETVWGNPRASQEMVDAVADAGFGTVRIPISYLNKIDDSNGFKIDTQWLERIAEVVDYCYNRGLFVIINIHGDGYHTINGSWLLCDGDDQIFIKEKYAAVWRQIAERFADYDEHLIFENMNEVFDGVYHEPVPEYYENINDYAQIFVNTVRSTGGNNTHRWLLIAGWNTDINYTCGGYGFHLPDDSMSTADENRLILSVHCYDPWDYCGDDHKKIFLWGEKGQEIIELSHADPCNMAEWGDEEHIKAQFSKLKRKYIDKGIPVVMGEFGCIDRTHEELPDRIAENRAYYDGFVAGTAAQNGITPVYWDNGYNGKHGFGLFDRRTLTQTQPELIEAIVCGVKNKDPMSGRSALIHRYTV; encoded by the coding sequence ATGAGAAAGAACGGCCATGGGGATTATAAGGTCTCAGCTGCGGATATTGCAGAGAAAATGGGAGCAGGGTGGAATTACGGAAATACCCTCGAAGCCAATTTCGACGGAGAGCCGAACGAAACTGTATGGGGCAACCCAAGGGCTTCTCAGGAAATGGTTGATGCCGTTGCAGATGCAGGCTTCGGAACAGTCCGCATACCCATTTCGTATCTTAACAAAATAGACGACAGCAACGGCTTCAAGATAGATACACAATGGCTGGAGCGCATTGCTGAGGTAGTGGATTACTGCTACAACAGGGGACTTTTTGTTATTATCAATATCCACGGCGACGGCTACCATACTATCAACGGCAGCTGGCTTCTCTGTGACGGAGACGATCAGATCTTTATCAAGGAAAAATACGCGGCGGTATGGCGCCAGATAGCAGAGCGCTTCGCCGATTACGATGAGCACCTCATATTCGAGAACATGAACGAGGTCTTTGACGGTGTATACCACGAGCCCGTACCCGAATACTATGAGAATATCAACGACTACGCCCAGATATTCGTGAATACTGTCCGCAGTACAGGGGGGAACAACACTCACCGCTGGCTGCTTATAGCAGGCTGGAACACGGACATAAACTATACCTGCGGCGGCTACGGCTTTCATCTGCCCGATGACAGCATGAGTACTGCCGACGAGAACAGGCTGATACTGTCTGTTCACTGCTACGACCCGTGGGACTACTGCGGCGACGACCACAAGAAGATATTTCTCTGGGGCGAAAAGGGACAGGAGATAATCGAGCTCAGCCACGCCGATCCCTGCAATATGGCAGAATGGGGCGACGAGGAGCACATAAAGGCTCAGTTCTCAAAGCTGAAGAGGAAGTACATAGACAAGGGCATACCTGTTGTAATGGGCGAGTTCGGCTGCATAGACAGAACACACGAGGAGCTCCCCGACAGGATAGCCGAGAACCGCGCCTACTACGACGGCTTTGTGGCAGGTACAGCGGCGCAGAACGGCATAACTCCCGTTTACTGGGATAACGGCTACAACGGCAAGCACGGTTTCGGACTTTTCGACCGCCGAACTCTTACACAGACTCAGCCCGAGCTTATCGAGGCAATAGTCTGCGGCGTGAAGAACAAGGACCCCATGTCGGGACGAAGCGCATTGATACACAGATATACAGTATGA
- a CDS encoding RNA polymerase sigma factor: MNDNSALYAFNKFGDTVLRTAFAMTGSYPEAEDITQEVFLTLHAKPQEFESDEHMKAWLLRSAINRCKNLRKSARIIRNSPLDDELANTLSCEFTPRDNEIREMIAKLPEKYSSVIFLYYYEEYTVKEIASLLGKNENTVSSLLQRGRKKLKTELEKEGYVYET, from the coding sequence ATGAATGACAATTCAGCGCTGTACGCATTCAATAAATTCGGCGATACGGTCCTGCGGACTGCCTTTGCTATGACGGGAAGCTACCCCGAAGCAGAGGACATCACTCAGGAGGTCTTTCTGACTCTCCATGCTAAGCCGCAGGAATTTGAGTCCGATGAACACATGAAAGCATGGCTGCTTCGGTCAGCCATTAACCGCTGCAAAAACCTGAGAAAAAGTGCCCGTATTATAAGAAATTCTCCCCTTGACGACGAGCTTGCAAACACTCTCAGCTGCGAGTTCACACCGAGAGACAACGAGATAAGAGAGATGATAGCGAAGCTCCCCGAAAAATATTCATCGGTGATATTCCTCTACTACTATGAGGAGTACACCGTAAAGGAGATAGCTTCACTTCTCGGAAAGAACGAGAATACGGTCAGCTCGCTTTTGCAGCGCGGAAGAAAGAAACTGAAAACAGAGCTTGAAAAGGAGGGCTATGTTTATGAGACCTAA
- a CDS encoding exodeoxyribonuclease III — MKLISWNVNGFRACLQKGFEDFFKAADADIFCLQETKMQPDQADFTPEGYHIYFHSAVKKGYSGTAVFSKTEPLSVTYGINGTHLDEGRVITCEYEDFYFVCCYVPNAQDGLKRIDYRMEFEDDMRAYLSELDKKKPVIYCGDLNVAHEEIDLKNPKTNRGNAGFSDEERGKFTELLGAGFADTFRRLYPDTVTYSWWSYRFKAREKNAGWRIDYFVVSERLMERVKNSEILTDIMGSDHCPVMLTVE; from the coding sequence ATGAAGCTCATATCATGGAACGTCAACGGCTTCCGCGCCTGCCTGCAAAAGGGCTTTGAGGACTTCTTCAAGGCTGCGGACGCTGATATATTCTGCTTGCAGGAAACAAAAATGCAGCCCGATCAGGCGGACTTCACGCCCGAGGGCTACCACATATACTTTCACAGCGCCGTAAAGAAAGGCTACTCGGGAACGGCTGTATTCAGCAAGACCGAGCCCCTGTCCGTTACATACGGCATAAACGGCACTCACCTTGACGAGGGGCGCGTCATCACCTGCGAGTACGAGGACTTCTACTTCGTGTGCTGCTATGTTCCCAACGCACAGGACGGTCTGAAGCGTATCGACTACCGCATGGAGTTCGAGGACGACATGAGGGCTTATCTCTCGGAGCTCGACAAAAAGAAGCCCGTTATCTACTGCGGCGACCTCAATGTAGCTCATGAGGAGATAGACCTGAAAAATCCCAAGACCAACCGCGGCAACGCAGGCTTCTCAGACGAGGAGCGCGGCAAGTTCACGGAGCTTTTAGGAGCAGGCTTTGCGGATACCTTCCGCAGGCTCTATCCCGATACGGTTACGTATTCGTGGTGGTCGTACCGCTTCAAGGCACGCGAAAAGAACGCAGGCTGGCGTATAGACTATTTCGTGGTGTCGGAGCGCCTTATGGAGCGCGTGAAGAACTCGGAGATACTCACGGATATCATGGGCAGCGACCATTGCCCTGTTATGCTGACCGTTGAATAA
- a CDS encoding helix-turn-helix domain-containing protein, producing the protein MPIIVNLDVMMAKRKISSQDLAEKVGITTANLSILKTGKAKAVRFSTLERICDELDCQPGDILEYKRE; encoded by the coding sequence ATGCCGATTATTGTAAATCTTGATGTAATGATGGCAAAGAGAAAAATATCCTCTCAGGATCTTGCGGAAAAGGTGGGTATCACTACCGCCAATCTCTCTATACTGAAAACAGGCAAGGCAAAGGCAGTCCGCTTCTCAACTCTGGAAAGGATATGCGACGAGCTTGACTGCCAGCCGGGAGATATACTTGAATACAAAAGAGAGTAA
- a CDS encoding DUF2975 domain-containing protein, which translates to MWNKDKSLFLSRILTVVAAFAAVFVAFFIPTIADWYRYEMAFEAESVFSRDTMFLPMCVTLYICDVLALLALWNLHILLKNISKDQVFIPKNTACLRWISWICMGVGAVLMLFGLWSSIFAFFGMCAVMFGLIMRVLKNVFEKAVEIKSENDFTI; encoded by the coding sequence ATGTGGAACAAGGACAAATCACTTTTTTTATCGCGGATACTGACTGTTGTGGCAGCCTTTGCAGCTGTGTTCGTAGCATTCTTTATCCCCACCATTGCAGACTGGTACAGGTACGAAATGGCTTTTGAAGCCGAGAGCGTTTTCTCAAGAGATACAATGTTTCTTCCCATGTGCGTGACGCTTTATATCTGTGATGTACTTGCACTTCTTGCATTGTGGAACCTGCATATCCTGCTGAAAAATATCAGTAAGGACCAGGTGTTCATTCCAAAGAACACCGCTTGTCTCAGGTGGATATCATGGATTTGCATGGGCGTGGGAGCAGTTCTCATGCTGTTCGGTCTGTGGAGCTCCATATTCGCATTCTTCGGAATGTGCGCAGTAATGTTCGGACTCATTATGAGAGTCCTCAAAAACGTATTTGAAAAGGCAGTAGAGATAAAGTCGGAAAACGACTTTACTATATAA
- the trxA gene encoding thioredoxin, which produces MQTAFTKKSYNRRLNMKEVVITKENFQKEVLLYKDTPVLLDFWAMWCGPCMAMGPIVELVADKYAGKVKVGKVNVDEQPELASAFRVESIPMLVVLKDGKIVKQAVGLRDEAALVELFTL; this is translated from the coding sequence ATACAGACCGCCTTTACGAAAAAGAGCTATAATAGGAGGTTAAATATGAAAGAAGTAGTTATCACAAAGGAAAACTTCCAGAAAGAAGTTCTGCTGTACAAGGATACACCTGTTCTTCTTGATTTCTGGGCAATGTGGTGCGGACCCTGCATGGCAATGGGACCCATTGTCGAGCTTGTTGCAGATAAGTACGCAGGCAAGGTAAAGGTAGGCAAGGTCAACGTTGACGAGCAGCCCGAGCTTGCATCGGCATTCAGAGTTGAGAGCATACCCATGCTTGTGGTATTAAAGGACGGAAAGATAGTAAAGCAGGCTGTGGGACTTCGTGATGAAGCAGCTTTGGTAGAACTGTTTACACTTTGA